From one Mycobacterium colombiense CECT 3035 genomic stretch:
- a CDS encoding DUF4191 domain-containing protein: protein MAKSRTAAQNKAARAEAQAARKAAARERRTQLWQAFNIQRQEDKRLLPYMIGAFVLIVGISVGVGIWAGGLTMITLIPLGVVLGGLVAFIVFGRRAQKSVYSKAEGQTGAAAWALDNLRGKWRVTPGVAATGHFDAVHRVIGRPGVILVGEGAASRVRPLLAQEKKRTARLIGDVPIYDIVVGNGEDEVSLAKLERHLTRLPANITVKQMDTLESRLAALGSRAGAAVMPKGPLPNSGKMRGVQRTVRRK from the coding sequence ATGGCTAAATCCCGCACCGCCGCGCAGAACAAGGCCGCCCGAGCGGAGGCGCAGGCCGCCCGCAAGGCCGCCGCGCGGGAGCGGCGCACCCAGTTGTGGCAGGCGTTCAACATTCAGCGCCAGGAGGACAAGCGCCTCCTGCCGTACATGATCGGCGCCTTCGTGCTGATCGTGGGCATCTCCGTGGGGGTGGGCATCTGGGCCGGCGGGCTGACGATGATCACGCTGATACCGCTCGGGGTGGTGCTGGGAGGGCTGGTCGCCTTCATCGTGTTCGGGCGCCGCGCCCAGAAGTCGGTGTACAGCAAGGCCGAAGGCCAAACCGGCGCCGCCGCATGGGCGTTGGACAACCTGCGCGGCAAGTGGCGCGTGACCCCTGGGGTGGCCGCGACCGGCCACTTCGACGCCGTGCACCGGGTGATCGGCCGGCCCGGCGTCATCCTGGTCGGCGAGGGGGCGGCGAGCCGGGTGCGCCCGCTGCTGGCGCAGGAGAAGAAGCGCACCGCGCGCCTGATCGGGGACGTGCCGATCTACGACATCGTCGTCGGCAACGGCGAGGACGAGGTGTCGCTGGCCAAGCTGGAGCGCCACCTCACCCGGTTGCCGGCCAACATCACCGTCAAGCAGATGGACACCCTGGAGTCGCGGCTGGCCGCGCTCGGGTCGCGGGCCGGAGCCGCCGTCATGCCCAAGGGGCCGCTGCCCAACTCGGGCAAGATGCGCGGTGTGCAGCGCACGGTGCGCCGCAAGTAG
- a CDS encoding TIGR01777 family oxidoreductase, with amino-acid sequence MARAGQNSVIAIAGSSGLIGSALAAALRAANHRVLRIVRRAPANADELHWNPETGDLDPDTLVDVDAVVNLCGVNIGKRRWSGAFKQSLRDSRIAPTEVLAHAVADAGVATLVNASAVGFYGNTKDRVVDENDRAGTGFLARLCEDWEAATLPAQYGGARVVLARTGLVFSPAGGALGRLRPLFRAGLGARLGSGRQYMSWITLEDEVRALLFAIFDAELSGPVNMTGPAPVTNAEFTTAFGRAVNRPTPLMVPGFAIRAALGEFADEGLLMGQRAIPSALERAGFVFHHNTIGEALAYATARRDHD; translated from the coding sequence GTGGCTCGTGCTGGTCAGAATTCCGTCATCGCGATTGCGGGTTCGTCCGGACTGATCGGTTCCGCCCTGGCGGCGGCCCTGCGCGCCGCCAACCACCGGGTGCTGCGCATCGTGCGCCGCGCCCCGGCGAACGCCGACGAGCTGCACTGGAATCCCGAGACCGGCGATCTGGATCCCGACACGCTCGTCGACGTCGACGCCGTCGTGAACCTGTGCGGCGTCAACATCGGCAAGCGGCGGTGGTCGGGCGCCTTCAAGCAGAGCCTGCGCGACAGCCGCATCGCCCCCACCGAGGTGCTGGCGCACGCCGTCGCCGACGCGGGCGTGGCGACCTTGGTCAACGCCAGCGCGGTGGGCTTCTACGGCAACACCAAGGACCGCGTGGTCGATGAAAACGACCGCGCGGGAACGGGTTTCCTGGCCCGGCTGTGCGAAGACTGGGAGGCGGCCACGCTGCCCGCCCAGTACGGCGGCGCCCGAGTGGTGCTGGCCCGCACCGGGCTGGTGTTCTCCCCCGCCGGCGGCGCGTTGGGCCGGCTGCGGCCGCTGTTCCGCGCCGGCCTCGGCGCCCGGCTGGGCAGCGGGCGCCAATACATGTCGTGGATCACGCTGGAAGACGAGGTGCGCGCGCTGTTGTTCGCGATTTTCGACGCCGAACTGTCCGGCCCGGTGAACATGACGGGGCCCGCGCCGGTCACCAACGCTGAATTCACCACGGCTTTCGGGCGGGCGGTCAACCGCCCGACGCCGTTGATGGTGCCCGGTTTCGCGATTCGGGCCGCGCTGGGCGAATTCGCCGACGAGGGCCTGCTGATGGGGCAGCGCGCCATCCCGTCGGCGCTCGAGCGTGCCGGTTTCGTCTTCCACCACAACACCATTGGCGAGGCGCTCGCCTACGCCACCGCCCGGCGCGACCACGATTAG
- the lipB gene encoding lipoyl(octanoyl) transferase LipB: protein MIDSIRSSQALIDVRRLGVVDYRVAWQQQRDLADARVAGGNDTLLLLEHPAVYTAGRRTEPHERPVDGTPVVDTDRGGKITWHGPGQLVGYPIIGLAEPLDVVNYVRRLEEALLKVCADLGVDAVRVPGRSGVWVPGGEGRPDRKVAAIGVRVSRATTLHGFALNCDCDLDAFSAIVPCGISDAGVTSLSAELRRPVSVEDVQTSVGDAVCDALDGVLPVQDHDRGARVASAM from the coding sequence GTGATCGATTCCATCCGGTCGAGCCAGGCCCTGATCGACGTCCGCCGGCTCGGCGTCGTCGACTACCGCGTGGCCTGGCAGCAGCAACGTGATCTGGCCGACGCCCGGGTGGCCGGCGGCAACGACACGCTGCTGCTGCTCGAGCACCCCGCGGTCTACACCGCGGGCCGGCGCACCGAGCCGCACGAACGGCCGGTGGACGGCACTCCCGTCGTGGACACCGACCGCGGCGGCAAGATCACCTGGCACGGTCCCGGCCAGTTGGTCGGGTATCCGATCATCGGCCTGGCCGAACCCCTCGACGTGGTCAACTACGTCCGGCGACTGGAAGAGGCGCTGCTCAAGGTCTGCGCCGACCTGGGCGTGGACGCGGTCCGGGTGCCCGGCCGGTCCGGGGTGTGGGTGCCCGGCGGCGAGGGGCGGCCCGACCGCAAGGTGGCCGCCATCGGCGTCCGGGTGTCGCGGGCGACCACGCTGCACGGATTCGCCCTCAACTGCGACTGCGACCTGGACGCGTTCAGCGCGATCGTGCCGTGCGGCATCAGCGACGCCGGAGTGACGTCACTGTCGGCCGAACTGCGCCGCCCGGTGTCGGTCGAGGACGTCCAGACTTCGGTCGGCGACGCGGTCTGCGACGCCCTGGACGGGGTGCTGCCGGTGCAGGACCATGATCGCGGCGCCCGCGTAGCATCAGCGATGTGA
- the lipA gene encoding lipoyl synthase, translated as MTVAPEGRKLLRLEVRNAETPIERKPPWIRVRARMGPEYTQLKSLVRREGLHTVCEEAGCPNIFECWEDREATFLIGGDQCTRRCDFCQIDTGKPAELDRDEPRRVADSVHTMGLRYATVTGVARDDLPDGGAWLYAETVRAIKELNPSTGVELLIPDFNGEPARLAEVFESRPEVLAHNVETVPRIFKRIRPAFTYRRSLDVLTAARDFGLVTKSNLILGMGETPDEVRTALADLRDAGCDIITITQYLRPSARHHPVERWVKPEEFVEFAQHAEQLGFAGVLAGPLVRSSYRAGRLYEQAARSRA; from the coding sequence GTGACTGTCGCACCCGAAGGACGCAAGCTGCTGCGCCTGGAAGTGCGCAACGCCGAGACCCCCATCGAGCGCAAGCCGCCGTGGATCAGGGTGCGGGCCCGGATGGGCCCGGAGTACACCCAACTCAAGAGCCTGGTCCGGCGCGAGGGCTTGCACACGGTGTGCGAGGAGGCCGGCTGCCCCAACATCTTCGAATGCTGGGAGGACCGCGAGGCCACCTTCTTGATCGGCGGCGACCAGTGCACCCGCCGCTGCGACTTCTGCCAGATCGACACCGGCAAGCCCGCCGAATTGGATCGCGACGAGCCGCGGCGGGTCGCCGACAGCGTGCACACGATGGGGCTGCGCTACGCCACGGTCACCGGGGTGGCCCGCGACGACCTGCCCGACGGCGGCGCCTGGCTGTACGCCGAGACGGTGCGCGCCATCAAGGAACTCAACCCGTCGACCGGCGTCGAGCTGTTGATCCCCGACTTCAACGGCGAGCCCGCCCGGCTGGCCGAGGTGTTCGAGTCGCGCCCGGAAGTGTTGGCGCACAACGTCGAAACCGTGCCGCGCATCTTCAAGCGGATCCGCCCCGCCTTTACCTACCGACGTAGCCTCGACGTGCTGACCGCCGCGCGCGACTTCGGGCTGGTCACCAAGAGCAACCTCATCCTCGGCATGGGCGAGACCCCCGACGAGGTGCGGACCGCCCTGGCCGACCTGCGCGACGCCGGCTGCGACATCATCACCATCACCCAGTACCTGCGCCCGTCGGCGCGTCACCACCCCGTCGAGCGCTGGGTGAAGCCGGAGGAATTCGTCGAGTTCGCGCAGCACGCCGAACAGCTGGGTTTCGCCGGGGTGCTGGCCGGGCCGCTGGTGCGCTCGTCCTATCGCGCGGGACGGCTCTACGAACAGGCCGCCCGCAGCCGCGCCTGA
- a CDS encoding RDD family protein, with protein sequence MMAESPSAYPGEKLGFPQSGPGSLAPMGRRLGALMIDWLISYGLAALAMRFGWLSQPALATAVLVIWYLLGVVFVRLFGFTPGQLALRLQVVTVDGRGPVGLGRAVVRGVLVGTVVPALFTDFDGRGMQDRLTATAVVRR encoded by the coding sequence GTGATGGCGGAATCACCATCCGCGTACCCCGGGGAGAAGCTCGGATTTCCGCAGAGCGGGCCGGGATCGCTGGCGCCCATGGGGCGCCGGCTGGGCGCGCTGATGATCGACTGGTTGATCTCGTACGGTCTGGCCGCGCTGGCCATGCGCTTCGGCTGGCTGTCCCAACCGGCGCTGGCCACCGCGGTCCTGGTGATCTGGTACCTGCTGGGCGTGGTCTTTGTGCGCTTGTTCGGGTTCACGCCCGGCCAGCTGGCGCTACGCCTGCAGGTGGTGACGGTGGACGGCCGCGGGCCGGTCGGCCTGGGCCGGGCCGTCGTGCGCGGCGTGCTGGTCGGGACGGTGGTGCCGGCGTTGTTCACCGACTTCGACGGCCGCGGGATGCAGGATCGGTTGACCGCCACGGCCGTGGTGCGCCGCTGA